ATAAGGAGCTTTGAGAAAGCGGATATCGTTCTGTCAAAGGGCATAAACATACTCGTTGGTCCAAATAATGCTGGCAAGTCTACGCTCCTGAATGCAGCACTACAATTGCAGTATACCAAACTGTATCCAGGAGACCTTCGGAAAAGTTCAGCGTCTGGAAGTCTACAAATTTCATTGGACGGGAAGAGTGAAACCCACTTTGGTAATCAGGGAAAAGATGTATCGCTCTATACTGTCACCCTCCAAGAAAGTGGTTCTTCCGCTGTATGGCGACTTAAGAACGGGAATGCCATCGGTTTGGCTCAGATTCCTCCGACTGAGCCAAAGAATTTCATTTACCCTTACCTGTCGAAGCGAAAAGATGTTTCCTATAGTGAAAAGATTAATGAAGGGATTGTTGGCGTCCCTGCAAAAAGCCGGTATCGGAATTCTGATTGAGTCACCCTGATATTATGCTGCGAAGTTTAAAGTCTGAGTGAATCGGCTGGCGGGTCGAATTTAGCGCCAAAACAAGCGCCAACAT
This portion of the Dehalococcoidia bacterium genome encodes:
- a CDS encoding AAA family ATPase; its protein translation is MWVSKLELTNIRSFEKADIVLSKGINILVGPNNAGKSTLLNAALQLQYTKLYPGDLRKSSASGSLQISLDGKSETHFGNQGKDVSLYTVTLQESGSSAVWRLKNGNAIGLAQIPPTEPKNFIYPYLSKRKDVSYSEKINEGIVGVPAKSRYRNSD